The proteins below come from a single Gossypium raimondii isolate GPD5lz chromosome 2, ASM2569854v1, whole genome shotgun sequence genomic window:
- the LOC105788332 gene encoding cation/H(+) antiporter 19 has translation MATNAAPTAPVCSAPMKATSNGAFQKENPLDFALPLLIVQIILVVSFTRLLAFLLRPLRQPRVIAEIIGGILLGPSALGRYQKFLDIIFPKKSMTVLDTLANIGLLYFLFLVGLELDIRAIRRTGTNSLIIAVAGISLPFILGIGASVVLRSTVNKGVSNIVFLVFMGVALSITAFPVLARILAELKLLTTDVGRIAMSAAAVNDVVAWILLALAIALSGSDSSYLVSVWVLLCGTAFIVFSIFVLKPVLSVMARRSPEGEPVKELYICITLSIVLAAGLITDIIGIHALFGAFVVGIIIPKDGPFAGVLIEKIEDLVSGLFLPLYFASSGLKTNVATIEGSQSWGLLVLVIFTACFGKIVGTVVLAMLFKVPFIEALALGVLMNTKGLVELIVLNIGKDRKVLNDQTFAILVLMALFTTFITTPIVMAVYKPARKGKPYKNRKIQRQDLDSELRLLACFHSTRNIPTLINLIESSRGTRKKGQLCIYAMHLMELSERSSAISMIHKARKNGLPFWNKKPGDQNQMVIAFEAYQQLRSVVIRPMTAISPLNSIHEDICTSADRKRAALIIMPFHKHQRVDGTMESLGHSFHLVNQRVLRHAPCSVGILVDRGLGGTTQVVASEVSYSVVVPFFGSQDDREALAYGMRMAEHPGIKLTLLKFTPKPETALNPPKADMGAESKKDNEIFSEFLNLSQSSESVKHEAIAMGSREDVIAALRSMSNSTLFLVGRTSPAMPLSDRSSDCPELGHVGSYLASSDFSTTSSILVIQQYDPSINAMEKPLDDINEASNKTMSNGV, from the exons ATGGCTACCAACGCTGCCCCGACTGCCCCTGTGTGCTCGGCACCGATGAAGGCAACGTCCAATGGAGCTTTTCAGAAAGAAAACCCACTCGATTTTGCTCTCCCATTGCTCATTGTTCAGATAATTCTGGTGGTCAGTTTTACCAGACTCCTTGCTTTCCTTCTTCGACCTTTAAGGCAACCTAGAGTCATTGCAGAGATCATC GGAGGAATTTTGCTTGGTCCTTCTGCCTTGGGAAGATACCAGAAGTTTTTGGACATAATTTTCCCCAAGAAAAGCATGACGGTGTTGGACACTTTAGCCAACATTGGGCTGCTTTACTTCTTGTTTTTGGTGGGACTCGAACTCGACATTCGAGCAATTCGTCGCACAGGCACCAATTCCTTAATAATAGCCGTTGCAGGGATCAGTCTTCCATTTATTTTAGGCATTGGTGCATCGGTTGTTCTTCGTTCCACCGTGAACAAAGGAGTTAGCAACATAGTTTTCCTTGTTTTCATGGGGGTTGCTCTCTCTATAACGGCCTTTCCGGTCCTCGCTCGTATTCTTGCCGAACTCAAGCTTCTAACGACTGATGTGGGGCGGATTGCAATGTCCGCAGCAGCTGTCAATGACGTCGTTGCCTGGATACTTCTTGCACTCGCTATTGCACTCTCGGGATCCGACAGCTCTTACCTTGTCTCTGTATGGGTGCTACTTTGTGGAACAGCTTTCATTGTGTTTTCCATTTTTGTATTGAAACCGGTACTTTCAGTGATGGCTAGGCGATCCCCCGAGGGCGAGCCAGTGAAGGAGCTGTATATTTGTATTACACTATCAATAGTACTGGCTGCAGGTTTAATCACGGATATAATAGGTATTCATGCACTCTTTGGGGCTTTTGTGGTCGGCATAATAATACCGAAAGACGGTCCTTTTGCTGGCGTGTTGATAGAAAAGATCGAAGATCTAGTTTCGGGGCTTTTCTTGCCTCTTTACTTCGCATCTAGTGGATTGAAAACCAATGTTGCAACTATAGAAGGTTCCCAATCATGGGGTTTGCTAGTGCTTGTTATATTCACTGCTTGTTTCGGGAAGATTGTTGGCACAGTTGTTTTAGCAATGCTGTTCAAGGTACCTTTCATCGAAGCTTTGGCACTTGGAGTCCTCATGAATACTAAAGGTCTGGTGGAACTCATTGTTCTCAATATCGGCAAGGACCGCAAG GTGCTAAACGACCAAACTTTCGCTATCTTAGTTCTAATGGCATTATTTACAACCTTCATCACAACACCGATTGTGATGGCGGTATACAAGCCTGCTAGAAAGGGAAAGCCCTACAAAAATCGAAAGATTCAGCGACAAGACCTCGATAGCGAACTTCGACTCCTGGCATGTTTCCATAGTACTCGTAACATCCCAACGCTGATCAATCTGATTGAATCGTCTCGAGGGACAAGGAAGAAGGGACAACTCTGCATATACGCTATGCATCTTATGGAACTCTCCGAACGATCATCGGCCATTTCAATGATCCACAAGGCACGCAAAAATGGACTACCCTTTTGGAACAAGAAACCTGGGGATCAAAATCAAATGGTGATTGCATTCGAGGCCTATCAGCAGCTAAGAAGCGTCGTTATCCGCCCGATGACTGCAATCTCACCATTGAATAGCATACATGAGGATATTTGCACCAGTGCGGACCGAAAGCGAGCTGCCCTGATTATCATGCCATTCCATAAACACCAAAGAGTAGATGGAACAATGGAATCTTTAGGACACTCATTCCATCTAGTCAACCAACGTGTCCTCCGACATGCCCCTTGCTCGGTCGGAATCCTTGTAGACCGTGGCCTGGGTGGCACCACCCAAGTCGTCGCCAGTGAAGTGTCGTACTCAGTGGTGGTTCCTTTCTTCGGCAGCCAAGATGATCGTGAAGCACTTGCATATGGAATGAGGATGGCTGAGCATCCTGGAATCAAGCTCACCCTTCTTAAATTTACACCCAAACCTGAAACAGCACTTAATCCTCCCAAGGCTGATATGGGAGCAGAATCCAAGAAAGACAACGAGATTTTCTCGGAGTTCCTTAATTTAAGCCAAAGCAGTGAGTCTGTAAAACATGAAGCGATAGCAATGGGAAGCAGAGAAGACGTAATCGCAGCTTTGAGATCAATGAGCAACTCTACACTGTTTTTGGTAGGAAGAACGTCTCCGGCAATGCCTTTGTCGGACAGGAGTTCGGATTGTCCTGAACTAGGTCATGTCGGGAGCTATTTAGCCTCATCGGATTTCTCCACTACTTCATCCATTTTGGTTATCCAACAATATGACCCTTCCATAAACGCCATGGAAAAGCCTCTCGATGACATCAATGAGGCTTCAAATAAAACAATGTCAAATGGTGTATGA